In a single window of the Melioribacteraceae bacterium genome:
- the lpdA gene encoding dihydrolipoyl dehydrogenase, whose protein sequence is MTKEYDIAIIGGGPGGYVAAIRAAQLGFKTVVIDKDNLGGICLNWGCIPTKSLLKNAEVFDTIKNHSNDFGIKVEGVSFDFSKIIKRSRDISEKITKNIELLVKKNKVDRIRGFAKLVSKNDISVHDNDGKVIESVSADKIIIATGARPKILPNIPVDRKNIITSTEAMNLPEQPKSLIIIGAGAIGIEFAYFYSVLGTKVTIIEMMDNILPIEDKEVSETLAKNFKKRGIEIHTSAKVESAVVNNGEVIVTIDKVGKKVELKAEKVLSAIGVTGNIEGFGLEELGIELYKNHIKVDKKNYQTNIPNIYAIGDVIGPPWLAHVASAEGIACIENIKGLHTVPVDYENIPGCTYCNPQVASVGMTEAKAKESGYELKIGKFPFMASGKAFAAGDRDGFVKLIFDAKYGELLGAHIIGPEATELIAELVLARSVEATYETIIKTIHAHPTLSESIMEAAANAYGESIHI, encoded by the coding sequence ATGACAAAAGAGTATGATATTGCTATCATCGGCGGTGGACCGGGAGGATATGTTGCGGCAATTCGAGCGGCACAACTTGGTTTTAAAACCGTAGTAATTGATAAAGATAATTTAGGCGGAATTTGTTTGAATTGGGGATGCATTCCTACAAAATCATTATTAAAAAATGCTGAGGTTTTTGATACAATTAAAAATCATTCAAATGATTTTGGAATTAAAGTAGAAGGGGTAAGTTTCGATTTTTCTAAGATAATAAAGCGAAGCCGCGATATTTCAGAAAAGATTACAAAAAATATTGAACTTCTTGTTAAAAAAAATAAGGTTGATAGAATTAGAGGTTTCGCAAAGTTGGTATCAAAGAATGATATTAGTGTGCATGATAATGATGGAAAAGTGATAGAATCTGTTTCCGCAGACAAAATAATAATTGCTACAGGTGCCCGCCCCAAAATATTGCCTAATATTCCGGTGGATCGAAAAAATATAATCACTTCAACCGAAGCTATGAATTTACCCGAACAGCCAAAATCATTAATCATAATTGGTGCGGGAGCAATCGGGATTGAGTTCGCATATTTCTATTCTGTACTCGGTACTAAAGTTACGATTATTGAGATGATGGATAATATTCTTCCTATAGAGGATAAAGAAGTTTCTGAAACACTTGCGAAGAATTTCAAGAAAAGGGGAATTGAAATTCACACATCAGCCAAAGTTGAAAGTGCAGTCGTAAATAATGGTGAGGTAATTGTAACAATCGATAAAGTCGGAAAAAAAGTTGAACTCAAAGCCGAAAAAGTTCTGAGCGCTATAGGCGTTACCGGAAATATTGAAGGATTTGGATTAGAAGAATTAGGGATTGAACTTTATAAAAATCATATTAAAGTTGATAAGAAAAATTATCAAACAAATATTCCTAATATTTACGCAATTGGTGATGTAATTGGTCCGCCTTGGCTCGCGCATGTTGCTTCCGCGGAAGGAATAGCGTGTATCGAGAATATTAAGGGACTTCACACTGTGCCGGTTGATTATGAAAATATTCCCGGTTGCACTTATTGTAATCCGCAAGTAGCAAGTGTTGGAATGACTGAAGCAAAAGCCAAAGAATCTGGTTATGAATTAAAAATTGGTAAGTTCCCATTTATGGCGAGCGGAAAAGCCTTTGCCGCCGGAGATAGAGACGGTTTTGTTAAACTAATCTTTGATGCGAAATATGGAGAACTTCTCGGTGCTCATATTATTGGTCCCGAGGCAACCGAATTAATCGCAGAATTAGTTTTAGCCCGTTCTGTTGAAGCGACATATGAAACAATTATAAAAACAATTCATGCTCATCCAACTTTATCAGAATCAATAATGGAAGCGGCGGCTAACGCGTATGGCGAATCAATCCACATCTAA
- a CDS encoding T9SS type A sorting domain-containing protein — translation MYITDGAISNVQINSRYTELPYGGTLVPGMSVLTAAPNVFTIDGKQYTKPVKISSNVSWTLTKRQSWMSLNKTSGSGNDTLLVAIELNNTGNTRRDTITLSDGYNSRYIVVTQYSLPTVNLKLHLVSDEGVLTNGTAVTNWNDQSGNGNNAYQNTVVNQPAYVQNSMNGLPVIRFNGSNSTMLLPTSSSLGIQDNPYEIFIVAKSSSGNVQFLIAGGVNEQFEYHLNGAAGARFIPLTSNYLDIGTATNYTNGQAHVFSARASSSGGAVRIDGIDGGTSSDNILSSNSANLLLGVRSDGTYYLNGDLAEVIIYNTNLNAPDRSAVEHYLAERYNMTGGALPVELTSFSAECRVLSAELKWQTATEVNNYGFEIERCKKQEARSETWEKIGFVQGHGNSNSPKNYSFVDLNPPSGKVQYRLKQIDFNGMYEYSNIIEVNVEAPTQFSLHQNYPNPFNPVTTIKYSIPSDVETSYPEKSGQVMTSLRIYDILGKEVAVLVNERQSAGNYEIKFDGSNLASGVYLYKLQSGSFVQTKKFVLMK, via the coding sequence ATGTATATTACTGACGGCGCTATTAGCAATGTGCAAATCAATTCACGTTATACAGAATTGCCGTATGGCGGCACATTAGTACCGGGCATGTCAGTTTTAACTGCAGCTCCAAATGTTTTTACAATTGATGGAAAGCAGTACACAAAGCCAGTTAAGATTTCATCAAATGTATCCTGGACGTTAACAAAAAGACAATCATGGATGTCTTTAAACAAAACATCGGGCTCCGGTAACGATACTCTTCTTGTTGCAATTGAGTTAAATAACACCGGTAACACGAGGAGAGATACAATTACTCTTAGCGATGGATACAATTCCAGATACATTGTTGTAACACAATATTCATTGCCAACTGTGAATCTAAAGCTGCATCTTGTTTCTGATGAAGGAGTACTAACTAACGGAACTGCAGTAACAAACTGGAATGACCAATCCGGTAATGGAAATAATGCTTATCAAAATACCGTTGTTAACCAGCCAGCCTATGTTCAAAATTCTATGAACGGTTTACCCGTTATACGTTTCAATGGATCTAATTCGACTATGCTGCTGCCTACTTCTTCAAGTCTAGGAATTCAAGACAATCCATATGAAATTTTTATTGTGGCAAAATCGAGTTCAGGCAATGTTCAGTTCTTAATTGCCGGTGGCGTTAATGAACAATTTGAATATCACCTAAATGGAGCGGCAGGTGCCAGATTCATTCCTCTTACTTCAAATTATCTGGATATAGGAACAGCAACAAATTACACAAACGGACAAGCACATGTTTTTTCAGCAAGAGCATCATCATCTGGCGGTGCTGTTAGAATAGATGGAATTGATGGTGGAACCTCAAGCGATAATATTCTTTCATCTAATTCGGCTAATCTACTTCTTGGTGTAAGAAGTGATGGAACTTACTATTTGAACGGAGATCTTGCGGAAGTAATAATTTATAACACGAATTTAAACGCGCCGGATAGAAGCGCTGTTGAGCATTACCTCGCTGAGAGATACAATATGACAGGTGGAGCTTTGCCGGTTGAACTGACTTCTTTTAGTGCAGAGTGCAGAGTGCTGAGTGCAGAGTTGAAATGGCAAACAGCAACAGAGGTGAATAATTACGGATTTGAAATAGAAAGATGCAAGAAGCAAGAGGCTAGAAGCGAGACATGGGAGAAGATTGGATTTGTTCAAGGGCATGGAAACAGCAATTCACCAAAAAATTATTCATTTGTAGATTTGAATCCACCAAGTGGCAAAGTACAATATAGATTAAAGCAAATAGATTTTAACGGCATGTATGAATACAGTAATATTATTGAAGTAAATGTTGAAGCCCCAACACAATTTAGCTTGCATCAAAATTATCCCAATCCATTTAATCCGGTTACAACAATAAAATACTCGATTCCATCTGATGTAGAGACCTCATATCCCGAAAAATCGGGACAAGTTATGACCTCTTTACGTATATATGACATATTAGGTAAAGAAGTAGCGGTTCTTGTGAACGAAAGACAGTCAGCCGGTAATTATGAAATTAAATTTGACGGTTCTAATCTTGCAAGCGGTGTTTATTTGTACAAATTGCAATCGGGCAGTTTTGTGCAGACAAAAAAGTTTGTTTTAATGAAATAA
- the lipB gene encoding lipoyl(octanoyl) transferase LipB produces MANQSTSKIFDYCDLGFIDYKEAWDLQKIVFNKRLSGEIPDTFFMLEHPHTYTLGKVAEKENLITNEEQLKELGIKVYNIDRGGDITYHGPGQIVGYPIINLKDWKEDTHEYLRGLEEIMIQTCAHYGISSERNSKYTGVWIGNKKIAAIGIKVSRWITMHGFAFNVNTDLNYFGGIIPCGIKDKDVTSLSRELNRQLDIQEVKGILLQNFQKYFGYTSYKLNDRKIYSDNFLTIPL; encoded by the coding sequence ATGGCGAATCAATCCACATCTAAAATATTTGATTACTGCGATCTTGGTTTTATTGATTATAAGGAAGCCTGGGATCTCCAGAAGATTGTTTTTAATAAAAGATTGAGCGGCGAAATTCCAGATACATTTTTTATGCTCGAGCATCCTCATACTTACACTTTAGGAAAAGTTGCTGAGAAAGAAAATTTAATAACCAATGAAGAACAATTAAAAGAATTGGGAATTAAAGTTTATAATATTGACCGGGGTGGGGATATAACTTATCATGGTCCCGGACAAATTGTTGGTTACCCAATTATTAACCTAAAAGATTGGAAGGAAGATACGCATGAGTATCTTAGAGGACTGGAAGAGATAATGATTCAGACTTGCGCTCATTACGGTATTAGTTCTGAGAGAAATTCAAAATATACCGGTGTTTGGATTGGTAATAAAAAAATTGCCGCTATTGGTATTAAAGTGAGCAGATGGATTACAATGCATGGTTTCGCTTTTAATGTTAATACTGATCTCAATTATTTCGGGGGAATTATCCCATGCGGAATTAAGGATAAAGATGTAACTTCATTGAGTAGAGAATTGAATCGACAACTAGATATTCAAGAAGTTAAAGGAATACTTCTCCAAAACTTTCAAAAATATTTTGGTTATACCTCCTATAAATTGAATGATAGAAAGATTTATTCAGATAATTTTTTAACCATACCTTTGTAA